GATCAATCCGGACAATGTGGCAGGTATCGTGACGGAGCTTGGCGGCAAGACCTCCCACAGTGCGATCCTGGCCCGTGCCCTGGAGATTCCGGCAGTGGTGGCGGTATCTGATTTCTTAAATCAGGTAAAGGATGGCGACACGGTGGTCCTGGACGGTTCTGAGGGCGTGGTTTACGTGAACCCGGACCAGGCGGTTGTGGATGAGTATACAAAAAAGCGTGAGAAGTTCCTGAAGGAGAAAAAGGAGCTGGAGCAGTATATCGGCAAGCCGACCGTGACAAAGGACGGTGTGCACATTGAGCTGGTTGCCAATATCGGCAAGCCGGAGGATGTGGAAAAGGTACTCCAGTATGACGGCGAGGGCGTAGGCCTGTTCCGTACCGAGTTCCTGTTCATGGACCGCACATCCATGCCGACAGAGGACGAGCAGTTTGAGGCATATAAAAAGGTTGCGGAAGCATTGCAGGGTAAACCGGTGATCATCCGTACCCTGGATATTGGCGGAGACAAAGAGATTCCGTACATGGGCCTTAAGAAGGATGAAAACCCATTCCTGGGTTATCGTGCTATCCGGTTCTGCCTGGACAGGAAGGAAGATGTGTACAAGCCCCAGCTTCGTGCACTGCTCCGTGCCAGCGCCTTTGGCAATATCAAGATCATGATCCCGCTCGTCACCTGTATCGATGAGTACCGCGAGGCGAAAGCGCTGATCGAGGAGCTTAAGGCTGAGCTGGATGCAAAGGGCGTTGCATACAATAAAGAGATCCAGGTAGGTATCATGGTGGAGACTGCGGCTGCATCTTTGATCGCGGATATTTTTGCAAAAGAAGTGGACTTCTTCAGTATCGGTACCAACGACTTGACCCAGTATACCATGTCTGTGGACCGTGGCAATGACAAGGTTTCTTATCTGTACTCCACGTTCAACCCGGCAGTGCTCCGCAGCATCAAGCGGATCATCACCTGTGCAAGGGAAGCTGGTATCATGGTGGGCATGTGCGGCGAGGCTGCAAGCGATCCGATGATGATCCCGCTGCTGCTTGCCTTCGGTTTAAACGAGTTCAGTATGAGCGCTTCCGCGATCCTTCAGTCCAGGAAGCTGATCACCGGTTACAGCACTGAGGAGCTTCAGGCTGTGGCTGAGAAGGCTCTGAGTTTTGCTACCACGAAAGAGGTAGAGGATTATATGAGATCATTTGCAGGATAAGGATATCTGGCTGCCGCTACCATTAGCGGCAGCCATTTCCTAAACTATATGTAACTGTTCAGGATCCCCGCAGTTACAACTATATAACAAAAGACAGGATGGGAAGTACATGGTAGTTTATTTGATCTGTTATGCGGCAAGTTATTTTCTGGCAGGAGGAGAGCATTATCTGCTGTCCGGCGCTGCGCTGATATTGGCGGCGCTATGGCTGTATATTTCTGATTACCGGAAATCAAGGAACCTGATACATCTGAGGGCCCTGTTTTCTCTGTTCTGGGTTGGCGGGCAGGGGATTGCCTGCTTGAAGCTGAGCCACCTGCAGGGGGACTGGGAGCTGAAAACCTGGATATGTCTGGCGTTGGCTTATGTGGGATTCTGGGTGGTATTTGAAGTGCTCACCCGGATCTATGGCTCTGGTCATGACAATTACGGCAGATGGAGAAGCTTCTCCGGTAACCCGATCCCTGTCTTTCACATGATCTGTGCAGTCACGGTGGTGTCTGTGGCCTGCTTCATCCTGGAGGCGGTGGCGCTGGGATATGTGCCGCTGTTTATGAGAGGGGTTCCTCATGCATATTCGGAGTTTCATCTGACGGGGGTGCATTATTTTACGGTATCCTGTGTTTTAGTTCCGTCTTTGACTGTGCTGTATTTTCATATGGCGCGGGGACGTGGAAGTGAACGGAAGCTGCTGGCGGCTATCGTTATGACGGTGATCGCTCTGCTGATCCCGATCCTTTGTGTCTCCAGGTTCCAGTTTGTGTTTGCAGTCATGCTGGCGGCATTTACTTATATTTCCCTTCAAAAGACGTTTAACCCATTGTATCTGCTGGGACTTTTTGTGATCCTGATCCCGGTATATCTGATCCTGACCGTGGCGCGGAGCCATGATGTGGAATATTTAAACGGGATTTTCGAGATGAAGAATGCAGAGCTGCCGATCTTTATCAGCCAGCCGTATATCTATATTGCAAATAACTTTGACAATTTCAACTGCATGGTGGAGGTGCTGCCGGAGTACAGTCTTGGTCTTAAAAGCCTGTTCCCGCTGTGGGCGCTGACGGGCCTCAAGTTCTTTTTCCCGCAGCTCATCAATTTCCCGATCTATGTGGACAAGAAAGAGCTGACCACCCTGACGTTGTTTTATGATGCCTATTATGATTTTGGCTGGATCGGTGTACTGCTGTTTTCCTGTGCGCTGGGGCTGGTGGCGTACCTGCTGGTGGTGAAGCTGCGGGAGATGCGCAATCCTCTGGGTTATCTTTTCTATGCGCAGATTGCAGCATATCTGATGCTGTCGTTTTTTACGACCTGGTTTTCCAATACCACCACCTGGTTCTATCTGATCCTGACCGGCCTGATGGCGGTGTATTACAGTATAAATGCCCACCGAAGGTAGCGGGCACAAGAGACTATGACCTGCAAGGAGGACAGAAACATGATATCTGAAAAAATGAGACCGCTGGTAGAGAACAATTCCGTGATCCGCGTGATGTTCGAGGAGGGGAAGCGCCTGGCGGCCATCTACGGCGCGGAAAACGTGTATGATTTCAGCCTGGGCAATCCCAATGTGCCTGCGCCGGCAGAGGTGGAGCAGGCGATCCTGGATACTTTAAGGGATGAAGATTCCACCTTTGTCCATGGATATATGAGCAACTGCGGTTATGAGGATGTGCGGGAGACCATCGCGCAGTCCTTGAACAAGAGATTCGGCACTGCATTTGGCGTTAACAATATCCTTATGACCGTGGGAGCGGCAAGCGGACTGAATGTCATATTGAAGACGATCCTTGATCCGGAGGATGAAGTGATCACCTTTGCCCCTTATTTTGTGGAGTATGGCAATTATGTCCGCAACTATGATGGGACTCTGGTGGTTGTTCCTCCGAATACGGTGGATTTCCAGCCGGATCTGGAGGCGTTTTCCGCCAGGATTACCGAAAGGACCAAAGCGGTCATCATCAATACGCCCAACAATCCCACGGGCGTGGTGTACTCCGATGCCACATTAAAACGCATGGCGGATATCCTGAGGGCGAAGGAGGCGGAATTTAAGACCACGATCCTGCTGATCTCCGATGAACCCTATCGGGAGCTGGCCTATGACGGAGTGGAGGTTCCTTATGTGACAAAATACTATGCTGACACGGTGGTCTGCTACAGCTACAGCAAGTCCCTGTCCCTTCCGGGGGAACGGATCGGTTATCTGGTCATCCCGGACGAACTGAAGGACAGCGCGGACATATTTACCGCAGCGACCATTGCTAACCGAGTGATTGGCTGTGTCAATGCACCTTCCCTGATGCAGCGGGTCATCAAGCGCTGTATTGAAGCGGGGGCAGCGGTGGACTTGGAGGCTTACGACCGGAACCGGAACCTGCTTTACAACAGTTTAAGGGAATATGGGTTTTCCTGTATCAAGCCGGAGGGAGCTTTCTACCTGTTTGTTAAGTCCCCGGTTGCAGATGAAAAAGAGTTCTGCGCGCAGGCGCAGAAGCACAACCTGCTCCTGGTGCCGGGCAGTTCCTTTGCGTGTCCCGGTTATGTACGGATCGCCTACTGCGTGTCCTATGGGCAGATTGAGCGGTCATTGCCTGCATTTAAGGCGTTGGCGAAGGAGTATGAGCTGAGGTAGACTGGCTTGTGGAAGACAGGGCAGGATCACGTGAGACCAGACAGCATGAGATCAGATAAAATGTACAGGAGGGCAGGGACATGAGGGCCTGGGAAGCAAATATAAGGAAAGTAGTACCATATGTGCCGGGGGATCAGCCAAAGGGCGACCGGCTGGTGAAGCTGAATACCAATGAGAATCCATATCCCCCGGCGCCAGGTGTGGAGCGCGCACTCAGGGAGATGGAGTTTGACCGTCTGCGCAAGTATCCGGACCCGGCTGCATCGGATCTGGTGCATATCCTGGCGGAGTATTATGGCGTGGGGAAGGATCAGGTTTTTGTGGGTGTTGGTTCCGATGATGTGATCGCCATGAGCTTTCTGACGTTTTTTAACTCCCCCAGGGCGGTTCTTTTCCCGGATGTGAGCTACTCTTTTTATAAGGTGTGGGCAGATCTCTTCCAGGTGCCCTATGAGACTCCGGCGCTGGATGAGGCGTTCTGCATTTGTCCGGAGGATTATTATAAGGAAAATGGCGGAGTTATTTTTCCAAATCCCAATGCGCCCACAGGTCTTTTAATGCCGCTTTCACAGGTGGAAGATATTATTTCCCACAATCAGGATGTGGTAGTGATCGTGGATGAAGCATATATTGATTTTGGGGGAATGTCCGCTCTGGAGCTTTTAGATCGATATGAGAACCTGCTGGTGGTGCAGACATTCAGCAAATCCCGCTCCATGGCGGGAATGAGGATCGGATTTGCCATCGGGCATCCGGCTCTGATCAAGGCGCTGAATGATGTGAAATATTCCTACAATTCCTATACAATGAACCTGCCGTCGCTGGTTTTAGGCACAGAAGCGGTAAAGGACGATGCATATTTTAAGGAGACCCTGAAGAAAATCATAAATACCAGGGAGTGGTCAAAGGAGAGGCTTAAGGAGCTTGGTTTTACCTTTCCGGACTCCATGTCCAACTTTATTTTTGCATCTCATGAAAGAGTCCCTGCAGAGCAGATTTTTGAGGCGCTGCGGGCGGAGCAGATCTACGTGCGCTATTTTAAACAGCCGAGGCTGGACAACTATTTGAGGATATCCATTGGCACAAGGGAGGAGATGGAAACCTTGTTTGCATTTTTGGAGGATTACCTGGCGAAATATTGAGTGGAGTAACCGGAAACAATCAACAGGCAAAGCAGGTGAGTGGATGGAGAGCGTAAAGAAATATGCGAGGATTATCCTGAATATTGTGATTCCGTTGGCAGAGATCCTGTTGGTCTGCCTGCTGGGGCCGAAGCTTCTTCGATTTTTCATGCCGTTTGTGATCGGGTGGGTGATCGCTATGATCGCCAATCCACTGGTCCGTTTCCTGGAGAGCCGGGTCCGGATCGTGCGGAAGCACAGCTCGGTGATGATCGTGGTTGTGGTTCTTGCGGCGATCATCGGCCTGGGGTATTTTTTGATCTCCCGTCTGTTCTGGCAGGCGTTTGAGCTGGCGAAGGACTTGCCGGAGCTGTATGACCGGGCGGCTGTGGAGATTCAGGCCATATTCCTGCGTTTCGACGATGTTTTCCGGATGCTGCCGGCCAATATACAACAGGCGTGGCAGCAGTTTGCGGGAAATGTGGGCCAGACTATCAGCGTGCTGGTCCAGAAGATCGCTTCCCCCACAGTGGAGGTGGCGGGCAGTGTGGCGAAGGGAATTCCCAATGCGCTGGTCAATGTGGTGGTCACGATCCTTTCGTCCTACTTCTTTATTGCAGAGCGGGATAAGATCATTGAATTCTGGAAACGGTATATTCCACAGAATGGCGGTCGGTATTACCGGAACTTAAAAGGGGATGTAAAACGTCTGATCGGCGGATATTTTCTAGCTCAGTTTAAGATTATGTTCGTTGTGGCAGCGATCCTGATGGCGGGGTTTCTTGTGCTTGGAATCGATTATGCATTCCTGCTGGCAATCCTTGTGGCAATCCTGGATTTTCTGCCGCTGTTTGGGACAGGAACCGTCCTGATCCCATGGGCGGTTGTCAAGCTTTTGTCGGCGGATTATGCGCTGGCGGCTGGCCTGGCGCTCCTGTACGTACTCACCCAGGTGGTGCGGCAGGTGATACAGCCAAAGATCGTTGGAGATTCCATGGGTCTGCCGCCGCTTATGACTTTGGTGTTTTTATATCTGGGCTTTAAGCTGCACGGAATCTCCGGCATGATCCTGGCGGTACCGCTGGGGATCCTGGTTCTGAACCTTTATAAATACGGTGCGTTTGATTCTATGCTTGACAGCATGAAGCTGTTGGTCTCAGATGTGAGGAAATTCCGGCTGGGGGATAACAGCCATCAGCAGAAGGATACACAGGGACCGGATGAGTGACAGGATATGGCGTGACAGGAGAGTTGTATAGACTGATAAAAAAGTACCGCGATGATCTGGGCGTTTGCCCGTTTGATCATCGCGGTTTTTACAGGTATAAAATCTGGGCGCTGTTTAGGGCTTTTGTATTTTATTGCTGGTCCTGCTGCTGGGCATCCTCTTTTTTATCTGCGCTGGTCTGGGCCTTCATAGGCGGAAGCTGCGGTTTTACAGCAGATTTGCCGCGTTTTTTTAAGGCTTTGCGGGAAATCCGGTGCAGCAGGAAGGTGACTGCTGTAACAATCACTGCGAATACCAACAGGACCGGCAGGCTGGATACGAACCATACAAAGAAGTTGACTGCGCTGTTGCCTACGCCTTCCAAATTGCGGCTGAAGCCTTTTTGAATCCTGGTCATGACGGAATCAGGTGCTGTTGGGGTAAATACCTTGACTTCGTTGATGCTTAAATAAACGGAGCTGTAGTCAACCTGATTGTCAAAGGTGCGGAGCTGGGACTCCATGGATTCCAACTGGTAGCGGATCTCAGAGAGGCGGGATTCCAGGGCGATGACTGCGTCCATGGAATCTGCTTTGGCAAGCAGGTCCCAAAGCCGGTCCTGTTCCACAGCCAGGGTCTTTTTGCGGCTCTCGATATCAGAGTACTGAAGCGTTACATCCTGGGTATTTTCAGATTTGTTGGTGATATTGCCCTTCTCATCTACCTGGGATACGAAGGAATCCAGCTTGTTTGAGGGTACTCTGGCAGTCAGCCAGGCATAGCGGCGGCTTCCCTGCGCGTCTGAAATACTGTTGCCGGAAATATCAGACTGTTCGATGTAACCGCCCATGGAGGCAACGGTCTGGGTAAGGGTTGCTAACAGGGAGTCAAATTCTGTGGTTTCCACATCTAAATTTACGGTTCGGATCAGTTTCCTCGAAGAATTAACTGGTTGGATCGCTGTGCCAGATGTAAGTCCTCCATCCCCGGCGCCGGCTTCCGCAGCGGTATCGAATGCAGCCGCTTCTGTTTCACCGTAGACAGCTCCTGAAGCCTGCTGGGCAGACCGGTAGGATTCTGGAGCCTCTCCGGGCATGGCTTCCATGGCCGCTGCGGTGGTCTCAGCCATGGCTCCGTTAGCAACTGATTTGGGGCTTCCTGCCGCGCATGCTGATAGAGCAGCAGCTGTGGCAGCCAGGATCAGACCGGAAGTGAGCAGTGTGCAAATACGTTTTTTCATAAGATTACCTCCCTTAAAATTCAATCTTGTAGGTGAACCGATAGTTCTGGTACAGTGTTTTTATCTGTTGTTATAAACGATACGGATCAGGACGGGGAATTTATGGTAATTTATTAAAATATTTTTCAGGGCAGATTGTATGGAATTTTTGGCATATATGCGAAAATTTTGGAAGGCTCGGAGCCGGGGAATTTTGGTACAGACACTTGTATAGTGAAAGCAAATTAGGTATAATATCCCCTGATACATTAAGAAAAGAACCAGGAGGAGATCTCGTGAACAGAGAGAAGATCATCGTAATTGACTTTGGCGGGCAGTACAACCAGCTTGTGGCGCGCCGGGTACGGGAATGCAGCGTGTATTGTGAAATTTACTCTTATAAGACAGATATTGAAAAGATTAAGGAGATGAATCCCAAGGGTATCATTCTGACCGGAGGCCCCAACAGTTGTTATGAAGAGGGAGCGGCAACTTGTGAGAAGGAACTGTTCGAGCTGGGTATCCCGGTGCTGGGCTTGTGTTATGGCGCGCAGCTGATGATGCATGTGCTGGGTGGACATGTCTGTAAGGCTCCTGTTCGTGAGTATGGTAAAATAGAGGTAACTGTGGACCGCTCCAGCAGCCTGTTTTCCGATGTGTCTGAAAAGACCATCTGCTGGATGAGCCATAACGACTATATTGAAAAGATTGCCCCGGGTTTTGAGATCGTGGCACATACCCCGGACTGCCCGGCAGCGGCGATGCAGTGGGCGGAGAAGAATCTGTATGCCATCCAGTTCCATCCGGAGGTGCTGCACACGGCAGAGGGCACGAAAATGCTGTCCAATTTCGTTTACAAGGTCTGTGGATGCTCCGGCGACTGGAAGATGGATGCATTTGTGGAGAACACGATCCAGGCGATCCGGGAGAAGGTCGGAGACGGCAAGGTGCTCTGTGCATTATCCGGCGGTGTGGATTCTTCCGTTGCGGCTGTTATGATGTCGAAGGCGGTGGGAGACCAGCTGACCTGTGTGTTTGTGGACCATGGCCTGCTGCGTAAGGATGAAGGCGATGAGGTAGAGGAGATCTTTGGACCGGCCGGTTCCTATGATTTGAATTTTATCCGTGTCAATGCTCAGGAGCGTTTTTATGAAAAGCTGAAGGGCGTGGAGGAGCCGGAGCGCAAGCGCAAGATCATCGGAGAAGAGTTCATCCGTGTCTTTGAGGAAGAGGCAAAGAAGATCGGAACGGTGGATTTCCTGGTTCAGGGAACCATCTACCCGGACGTGGTGGAGAGCGGCCTGGGAGGCGAGTCTGCTGTGATCAAGTCTCATCATAACGTAGGCGGCCTGCCGGATTATGTGGATTTCAAGGAGATCATCGAGCCGCTGCGCGACCTGTTCAAGGATGAGGTGCGCAAGGCCGGTCTGGAATTAGGTATCCCGGAGAAGCTGGTATTCCGCCAGCCGTTCCCTGGTCCGGGGCTGGGCGTCCGCATCATCGGTGAAGTGACGGCGGAGAAGGTCAAGATGGTGCAGGAAGCAGATGCCATCTACCGTGAGGAGATCGCCAATGCCGGACTGGACCGGCAGATCGGCCAGTATTTTGCAGCTTTGACCAACATGCGTTCCGTGGGGGTTATGGGCGATGAGAGAACCTATGACTATGCTGTGGCGCTGCGCGCGGTGAACACCATCGACTTTATGACGGCTGAGGCCGCGGAGATCCCGTGGGAAGTGCTTGGGAAGGTGAGCAGCCGGATCGTGAATGAGGTGCAGCATGTGAATCGGGTGCTGTATGATTTTACGGGGAAGCCGCCGGCGACGATTGAGTTTGAATAGCGGACAGAACCTTGGAAATGCTGATAGAATGGGCATTTCCGGGGTTGCTTTATATGGGCAGGTATCATGATACCTGCTTTAGACTGTAGACAAAGTTGGTGTTGGTGCTTTAGTTCCAGCACCACTTTCTGTTTTTATAAGGTTTTTGAGAGTTTTCCTAAATTTTTCAGCAATCACTCAAACATTATCTTCTCATATTTCTTTTCGAATTCATCCACATGTTTTTCATAAGGACTTCGATTTCACGGTTGGCAGACCGGGCATTATAATCAGCTACAAAACGAAACTTCTTTAGTAATTCAGCATCGATTCTTAATGTAAACTTCGATAAATCAGACCGTATATGCCATACCTCCATAGAATCATAATGACTTTATTATAATGTTTAAATGACGGCAAAATATCTATTGACGGCATTATGACGGCGCAACATGATAGAATTATTTTAAAATGATAAAAGAGGCAGGTCATATAAAATGCCTAAACTCGATGATTTGTTAAAAGAGCACGGCTAAATATATCTGACGAAGCAAAAGAAAAATAATCACCCATTCTCCGCACATTTCTCCAAAATTGTGTACAGTCAACCTCAAAGTTGTCATCCTCCTGCTAAAGTGCTATAATCAAACTAATAGACAGAATCTCAATCCCTGGAGGAATCAGCATGGAAAAGACAGATATCATCAAGTACTTCTACGAAACGCTTGTTTCAAAAAACATCCTGGATGAACTGCCCCTATACATTTCTGAGGACTGTGTCCTGAAGATCGGAGAAAACGTGATACCCATAGGTCTTGACGGCATGAAGCAGCATCTGACCGACGTAAAGAAGACTTACCCGGATTATAGTATGAAGATTATCCGTCAATACACTGACGGAGATTATGTGATATCTGAGTTTATTATGGAAGGGACACATGAAGGAGAGTGGATTGGGATAAAACCGACCCACAGGAGATTGACGTTCACAGGAGTAGATATAGATAAGGTGGTGGATGGGAAGATTGTCGAGCACGGTGGTGCAGTGAATACATTTGACACTTTATACGAGCAGAACCTGATCAAACCAGTATAACACAGAAGGGATATCCAATGGAGAAGCGTTCCAAATATAAAGCGGCGGCGATAGCTGGCGCCGTGATGACAGTTTTGCTGCTGGCCCTCCTGTCCGGCTGTGCCAGAGTGAAAACTGTGGAAAACAGACCGGCAGTAGGGATAGAAGAGCCATTATATGAGTGGGGAAAAGTGACTGGCAAAACCATATCCGTCTGGGGTCGGGAGACAGATTTAACCCGGGGATATATGATACGGGCATTCCAGCGCTATGAGGATCTTACTGGGAATACGGTCCGGACAATGGCGATTCCACCGGAGGAGATAGAAGCCCGCGTGGCTGATGCGCTTAAGGATGGCGGCTCCGGTATGGATGTGCTCCTGTATTACGGCGGTACCAATATTGAGGCTTTTGATCCGGATGAGAATTTCTACGATTTTAGTAAAGCAGACTGGGTAGATGATCTGACAAATGTATCGATCAATCAGGCTATTTACCATGGAAAGGTCATTGGACTGCCCCACTGGGAGGCTTCCGTTTCCGGTACCCTGTATAATAAGAAGATTTTTAAAAAGCTTGGAATTACGCCGCCGGAAACGCAGGAGGAATTTCAGCAGGTCTGTCGGATCATGAAGGACAATGGGATCATACCACTGTACCTGCCAGGGGCGGCGCCTACTATGCTGCTTTACCAATTTCCCTTAGATACGGTTATAAAGGGAGAGGGGATTCTTGGAGCGCTCAATCAGGGGGATCTGCATTATGAAGATCTGCCGGAGATGCATACCGTTGTGGAGTGGTATTGCAGTATGGCTGAGAATGGATATCTGGGAGATTATCTGAAAAATGACTGGGAGGGTATGAATGATGCGATGGAGAGTGGAAGGTACGGCATGATGCTGTGCTGGGATACCTGGCTCTATACGGATTTCAGGGGAGATGCATCTGATTTCGGGCTTATGCCTGCATTTGTGGGAGTGCCGGAGGAGGGCACTTTTGAAGG
This portion of the Clostridium sp. AN503 genome encodes:
- the ptsP gene encoding phosphoenolpyruvate--protein phosphotransferase, with the translated sequence MLKGTSASSGIGIGKVAIVEEAELVIKREAVADAAAEVARFKEALEQTMKDTEALAADLATRVGEKEAEIMQGHLMLLMDPMLTGEIENTITGEGICSEYAIEQVCCMYADMFASMDDELMQQRATDMRDIKTRMQKVLLGVASVDISALPAGSILVAVDLTPSMTAGINPDNVAGIVTELGGKTSHSAILARALEIPAVVAVSDFLNQVKDGDTVVLDGSEGVVYVNPDQAVVDEYTKKREKFLKEKKELEQYIGKPTVTKDGVHIELVANIGKPEDVEKVLQYDGEGVGLFRTEFLFMDRTSMPTEDEQFEAYKKVAEALQGKPVIIRTLDIGGDKEIPYMGLKKDENPFLGYRAIRFCLDRKEDVYKPQLRALLRASAFGNIKIMIPLVTCIDEYREAKALIEELKAELDAKGVAYNKEIQVGIMVETAAASLIADIFAKEVDFFSIGTNDLTQYTMSVDRGNDKVSYLYSTFNPAVLRSIKRIITCAREAGIMVGMCGEAASDPMMIPLLLAFGLNEFSMSASAILQSRKLITGYSTEELQAVAEKALSFATTKEVEDYMRSFAG
- a CDS encoding DUF4349 domain-containing protein; this encodes MKKRICTLLTSGLILAATAAALSACAAGSPKSVANGAMAETTAAAMEAMPGEAPESYRSAQQASGAVYGETEAAAFDTAAEAGAGDGGLTSGTAIQPVNSSRKLIRTVNLDVETTEFDSLLATLTQTVASMGGYIEQSDISGNSISDAQGSRRYAWLTARVPSNKLDSFVSQVDEKGNITNKSENTQDVTLQYSDIESRKKTLAVEQDRLWDLLAKADSMDAVIALESRLSEIRYQLESMESQLRTFDNQVDYSSVYLSINEVKVFTPTAPDSVMTRIQKGFSRNLEGVGNSAVNFFVWFVSSLPVLLVFAVIVTAVTFLLHRISRKALKKRGKSAVKPQLPPMKAQTSADKKEDAQQQDQQ
- a CDS encoding pyridoxal phosphate-dependent aminotransferase; its protein translation is MISEKMRPLVENNSVIRVMFEEGKRLAAIYGAENVYDFSLGNPNVPAPAEVEQAILDTLRDEDSTFVHGYMSNCGYEDVRETIAQSLNKRFGTAFGVNNILMTVGAASGLNVILKTILDPEDEVITFAPYFVEYGNYVRNYDGTLVVVPPNTVDFQPDLEAFSARITERTKAVIINTPNNPTGVVYSDATLKRMADILRAKEAEFKTTILLISDEPYRELAYDGVEVPYVTKYYADTVVCYSYSKSLSLPGERIGYLVIPDELKDSADIFTAATIANRVIGCVNAPSLMQRVIKRCIEAGAAVDLEAYDRNRNLLYNSLREYGFSCIKPEGAFYLFVKSPVADEKEFCAQAQKHNLLLVPGSSFACPGYVRIAYCVSYGQIERSLPAFKALAKEYELR
- a CDS encoding Arc family DNA-binding protein, which gives rise to MEVWHIRSDLSKFTLRIDAELLKKFRFVADYNARSANREIEVLMKNMWMNSKRNMRR
- the ytvI gene encoding sporulation integral membrane protein YtvI, translated to MESVKKYARIILNIVIPLAEILLVCLLGPKLLRFFMPFVIGWVIAMIANPLVRFLESRVRIVRKHSSVMIVVVVLAAIIGLGYFLISRLFWQAFELAKDLPELYDRAAVEIQAIFLRFDDVFRMLPANIQQAWQQFAGNVGQTISVLVQKIASPTVEVAGSVAKGIPNALVNVVVTILSSYFFIAERDKIIEFWKRYIPQNGGRYYRNLKGDVKRLIGGYFLAQFKIMFVVAAILMAGFLVLGIDYAFLLAILVAILDFLPLFGTGTVLIPWAVVKLLSADYALAAGLALLYVLTQVVRQVIQPKIVGDSMGLPPLMTLVFLYLGFKLHGISGMILAVPLGILVLNLYKYGAFDSMLDSMKLLVSDVRKFRLGDNSHQQKDTQGPDE
- a CDS encoding ester cyclase, which translates into the protein MEKTDIIKYFYETLVSKNILDELPLYISEDCVLKIGENVIPIGLDGMKQHLTDVKKTYPDYSMKIIRQYTDGDYVISEFIMEGTHEGEWIGIKPTHRRLTFTGVDIDKVVDGKIVEHGGAVNTFDTLYEQNLIKPV
- the hisC gene encoding histidinol-phosphate transaminase, translated to MRAWEANIRKVVPYVPGDQPKGDRLVKLNTNENPYPPAPGVERALREMEFDRLRKYPDPAASDLVHILAEYYGVGKDQVFVGVGSDDVIAMSFLTFFNSPRAVLFPDVSYSFYKVWADLFQVPYETPALDEAFCICPEDYYKENGGVIFPNPNAPTGLLMPLSQVEDIISHNQDVVVIVDEAYIDFGGMSALELLDRYENLLVVQTFSKSRSMAGMRIGFAIGHPALIKALNDVKYSYNSYTMNLPSLVLGTEAVKDDAYFKETLKKIINTREWSKERLKELGFTFPDSMSNFIFASHERVPAEQIFEALRAEQIYVRYFKQPRLDNYLRISIGTREEMETLFAFLEDYLAKY
- a CDS encoding O-antigen polymerase, producing MVVYLICYAASYFLAGGEHYLLSGAALILAALWLYISDYRKSRNLIHLRALFSLFWVGGQGIACLKLSHLQGDWELKTWICLALAYVGFWVVFEVLTRIYGSGHDNYGRWRSFSGNPIPVFHMICAVTVVSVACFILEAVALGYVPLFMRGVPHAYSEFHLTGVHYFTVSCVLVPSLTVLYFHMARGRGSERKLLAAIVMTVIALLIPILCVSRFQFVFAVMLAAFTYISLQKTFNPLYLLGLFVILIPVYLILTVARSHDVEYLNGIFEMKNAELPIFISQPYIYIANNFDNFNCMVEVLPEYSLGLKSLFPLWALTGLKFFFPQLINFPIYVDKKELTTLTLFYDAYYDFGWIGVLLFSCALGLVAYLLVVKLREMRNPLGYLFYAQIAAYLMLSFFTTWFSNTTTWFYLILTGLMAVYYSINAHRR
- the guaA gene encoding glutamine-hydrolyzing GMP synthase — protein: MNREKIIVIDFGGQYNQLVARRVRECSVYCEIYSYKTDIEKIKEMNPKGIILTGGPNSCYEEGAATCEKELFELGIPVLGLCYGAQLMMHVLGGHVCKAPVREYGKIEVTVDRSSSLFSDVSEKTICWMSHNDYIEKIAPGFEIVAHTPDCPAAAMQWAEKNLYAIQFHPEVLHTAEGTKMLSNFVYKVCGCSGDWKMDAFVENTIQAIREKVGDGKVLCALSGGVDSSVAAVMMSKAVGDQLTCVFVDHGLLRKDEGDEVEEIFGPAGSYDLNFIRVNAQERFYEKLKGVEEPERKRKIIGEEFIRVFEEEAKKIGTVDFLVQGTIYPDVVESGLGGESAVIKSHHNVGGLPDYVDFKEIIEPLRDLFKDEVRKAGLELGIPEKLVFRQPFPGPGLGVRIIGEVTAEKVKMVQEADAIYREEIANAGLDRQIGQYFAALTNMRSVGVMGDERTYDYAVALRAVNTIDFMTAEAAEIPWEVLGKVSSRIVNEVQHVNRVLYDFTGKPPATIEFE
- a CDS encoding extracellular solute-binding protein, with the translated sequence MEKRSKYKAAAIAGAVMTVLLLALLSGCARVKTVENRPAVGIEEPLYEWGKVTGKTISVWGRETDLTRGYMIRAFQRYEDLTGNTVRTMAIPPEEIEARVADALKDGGSGMDVLLYYGGTNIEAFDPDENFYDFSKADWVDDLTNVSINQAIYHGKVIGLPHWEASVSGTLYNKKIFKKLGITPPETQEEFQQVCRIMKDNGIIPLYLPGAAPTMLLYQFPLDTVIKGEGILGALNQGDLHYEDLPEMHTVVEWYCSMAENGYLGDYLKNDWEGMNDAMESGRYGMMLCWDTWLYTDFRGDASDFGLMPAFVGVPEEGTFEGPNLALLLVNRKGKQVDAALDLISFMADPYNYNKAFEGIYTAPVFKKQMASISTPQYVEAASWIEKNYHDSTAWMSIRGFSQSDASCILECMSGDGYTVEQCLRDMDELRMGRTGIRQN